Proteins co-encoded in one Roseiconus lacunae genomic window:
- a CDS encoding TatD family hydrolase produces MDYIDPHIHMVSRTTDDYATLARMGCVAMSEPAFWAGYDRGSVDGFRDYFRQLTETEPARAAQYGIQHFTWLCINAKEAENVSLSRDVIAMIPEFLDCPNVLGIGEIGLNKNTKNEATVFVEHVDLAVKYDQSILIHTPHLEDKYQGTRMILDMLCDDSRVDPDRVLVDHVEEHTIKEVLDRGFWAGMTLYPVTKCTPQRAVDMIEMTGGERLLANSAGDWGPSKPTAVPDLIFEMRQRGLSESLIKKVVYDNPLEFFAKSKRFEFSPRQ; encoded by the coding sequence ATGGACTATATCGATCCACACATTCACATGGTTTCCCGGACCACCGACGATTACGCGACGCTGGCGCGGATGGGATGTGTGGCGATGAGCGAGCCGGCGTTCTGGGCCGGTTATGACCGAGGCAGTGTCGACGGATTTCGCGATTACTTTCGACAGCTCACCGAAACCGAACCGGCGCGGGCGGCCCAGTACGGCATCCAGCATTTCACGTGGCTGTGCATCAATGCCAAAGAAGCCGAAAATGTTTCTTTGTCGCGTGATGTGATCGCGATGATCCCGGAATTTTTGGATTGTCCAAACGTATTGGGCATCGGCGAAATCGGGCTGAATAAGAACACCAAAAACGAAGCGACGGTGTTTGTCGAACACGTCGATTTGGCCGTGAAATACGACCAGTCGATTCTGATTCATACGCCGCACCTGGAAGACAAGTACCAGGGCACGCGGATGATTTTGGACATGCTGTGTGATGACAGCCGAGTCGATCCTGACCGTGTGTTGGTAGACCATGTCGAAGAGCACACAATCAAAGAGGTGCTCGATCGTGGTTTCTGGGCCGGGATGACGCTGTATCCGGTGACTAAATGCACGCCGCAACGGGCCGTCGATATGATCGAGATGACCGGTGGCGAAAGGCTGCTTGCCAATTCGGCCGGCGATTGGGGCCCGAGCAAACCGACGGCGGTTCCGGACCTGATTTTTGAGATGCGACAGCGGGGACTGAGTGAGTCATTGATCAAGAAAGTCGTTTACGACAATCCGCTGGAGTTTTTTGCCAAGAGTAAGCGTTTTGAGTTTTCGCCGCGGCAATAG
- a CDS encoding DUF202 domain-containing protein has protein sequence MGTNPVPNLALIRTQLANERTILAYLRTAIMLAGTGVSLVKLLEVTPDLIRLGWLLIALGAVVMVIGTYRYLRLRHKLNGQVNCPSEPESS, from the coding sequence ATGGGTACAAATCCCGTTCCAAACCTTGCATTGATCCGAACGCAACTTGCCAACGAGCGCACGATCCTCGCTTACCTACGGACGGCGATCATGTTGGCGGGAACCGGCGTTTCGCTGGTCAAGCTTTTGGAGGTGACTCCGGATCTGATTCGCTTGGGGTGGCTGTTGATCGCCTTAGGGGCCGTGGTGATGGTGATCGGCACCTATCGCTATCTGCGGTTGCGCCACAAACTTAACGGACAGGTCAATTGCCCATCCGAACCCGAGTCTTCGTAG